In the Leptospira sp. WS4.C2 genome, one interval contains:
- a CDS encoding SpoIIE family protein phosphatase, whose product MLVTNFGVFLRKFKKVLALFVSFVLGPTEGFVMRHRILNGTLLAGIVAMGVGLTSEFFREGFEIGGLIALWVAFGFACIFYYLARFQHQFQILILPTFIISSLTSFLQIQYSGGIVSANVMLLAPILVLNMLILGNKFDWLAIVFFVGALFLVNYTQGIHPEWFFDYSSEKARSEDFLITGISILFLLGLMLRTLNRSYEDAIGEVSRLKYQQDGDYYLTSLLTRPLSGIRIRSQSVQFQSYIKQKKAFQFKNKEYELGGDICVADQIVLRGRSYCVFANGDAMGKSMQGAGGVLVFGTAFRALIERTHREGILSGYFPERWLHTALNDLNDVFEGFDGSMSMSLLLGLVDEENGFLYYINAEHPFPIRFRDGHANFLSEEATNFKLGMQKDKARIETCWIRPGDTIIIGSDGRDDLGMGMDATANRVINMDHTSILRQVEESEGDIEKLGLRLQKIGELTDDLSLLSIRFQPQTQVDPKTRELNLEEPIRLLKKNNDSEALTLLTTYADLYAFDPAVWKLLHRVYRKLEKPAEAGRAAENFSNTHPSGLQMILDGAIQYAKASLIEEAIDMAERIYSRKPEVIPVIKILARLYKKSKRPDKAEEYQNEIHRLQNRSNES is encoded by the coding sequence ATGTTAGTAACAAACTTTGGTGTTTTCTTACGAAAGTTCAAAAAGGTTTTGGCTCTGTTTGTCTCCTTTGTTCTAGGTCCCACCGAAGGTTTTGTGATGAGGCATAGGATTTTGAATGGAACCCTTCTTGCGGGAATAGTGGCTATGGGTGTCGGGCTTACTTCAGAGTTCTTTCGAGAAGGTTTTGAAATCGGAGGACTGATTGCCTTATGGGTCGCCTTTGGGTTTGCTTGTATTTTTTATTATCTCGCACGGTTCCAACACCAGTTTCAAATCCTTATCCTCCCTACCTTTATCATCAGTTCCTTAACATCATTCTTACAAATTCAATACAGTGGTGGGATTGTAAGTGCCAATGTGATGTTACTTGCTCCCATCCTTGTTTTGAATATGCTCATCCTCGGAAATAAATTTGATTGGTTAGCCATTGTATTTTTTGTCGGGGCTCTTTTTTTGGTGAATTATACCCAAGGAATTCATCCGGAATGGTTTTTTGATTATTCCTCTGAGAAAGCAAGAAGTGAAGACTTCCTGATCACAGGGATATCGATTTTATTTTTACTCGGACTTATGTTACGCACACTCAATCGTTCTTACGAAGACGCGATTGGAGAAGTGAGTCGTTTGAAATACCAACAAGACGGAGATTATTATTTAACCTCACTACTCACTCGTCCTCTTTCTGGAATTCGGATCCGATCCCAATCAGTGCAGTTCCAATCCTATATCAAACAGAAAAAAGCATTCCAATTCAAAAACAAAGAGTATGAACTCGGTGGTGATATTTGTGTAGCCGATCAAATTGTTTTGCGCGGCCGCAGTTATTGTGTATTTGCCAACGGCGATGCTATGGGTAAATCGATGCAAGGGGCAGGGGGAGTTCTTGTTTTTGGAACAGCTTTTCGTGCGCTGATTGAACGAACTCATAGGGAAGGAATTCTTTCTGGATACTTTCCTGAGCGATGGTTACATACTGCACTCAATGATCTGAATGATGTATTCGAAGGTTTTGATGGTTCTATGTCCATGTCTCTACTTTTGGGGTTGGTAGATGAGGAAAATGGTTTTTTATATTATATCAATGCGGAACATCCATTTCCCATTCGATTTCGTGATGGGCATGCCAACTTTTTATCGGAAGAGGCAACGAACTTTAAATTAGGGATGCAAAAAGACAAGGCTCGGATTGAAACCTGTTGGATTCGACCAGGAGACACAATTATCATTGGTTCCGATGGGCGAGATGACCTGGGTATGGGAATGGATGCCACAGCGAACCGTGTGATCAATATGGATCACACTTCTATCTTAAGGCAGGTGGAAGAAAGTGAAGGTGATATCGAAAAATTGGGACTTCGCCTCCAAAAGATTGGGGAACTCACAGATGATCTCTCCTTACTCAGCATTCGGTTCCAACCGCAAACACAAGTAGATCCAAAAACAAGAGAGCTAAATTTGGAGGAACCAATTCGCCTCCTGAAAAAAAACAATGACTCCGAAGCTCTCACTCTTCTCACAACGTATGCTGATTTATATGCTTTCGACCCCGCCGTATGGAAATTATTGCACCGAGTGTATCGTAAATTGGAGAAACCTGCAGAGGCAGGTAGGGCTGCCGAGAATTTTTCTAATACTCATCCATCAGGACTCCAAATGATCCTAGATGGTGCCATCCAATATGCAAAAGCAAGTCTGATCGAAGAAGCCATTGATATGGCAGAGC